The Streptococcus pantholopis genome has a segment encoding these proteins:
- the pheT gene encoding phenylalanine--tRNA ligase subunit beta, with protein sequence MLVSYKWLQELVDLDVTALELSDKMSVTGIEVEGVTSPAAGLKKIVVGEVISCEKVPETHLYRCQVNVGEDELRQIVCGAPNIKAGIKVIVALPGARIADNYKIKKGKIRGMESLGMICSLQELGISASVVPKAYADGIYYLPDDAVPGSSVFPYLDWDDEIIELAITPNRADALSMRGVAHEVAAIYNKKVHFPEKRLIETEKKAADLIEVAIESDKVLSYQARVVENVTVAPSPQWLQNLLMNAGIRPINNIVDITNYILLYFGQPMHAFDLDTFKGREIVARDARDGESLVTLDGQKRELVSDDIVISVADQAVALGGVMGGLSTEINQQSKRLVLEAAVFDAGAVRKTGSRLNLRSESSARFEKGVNYATVAEALDFAAAMLAEIAGGAVLKGRVEAGFLPTDTVAVSSSLGYVNVRLGTELTFRDIEAIFDQLGFAVSGGAEAFTVAVPRRRWDIRIQADLVEEIARIYGYDKLPTTLPETAGTLGELTQVQKLRRKVRTIAEGAGLSEIISYALTRPDKALEFTVQPSQLTELMWPMSTERSALRQNMVAGMLDTIAYNAARKNTDIAVYEIGKIFEQTGSPKEELPKEVDRFAVAVSGLVAQKDFQTPTLPVDFFYIKGIIETLADKLGLHFDFAASKALSSMHPGRTALILLDGQTIGYLGQVHPRTAKAYEIPETYVAELSLNALSAKIQPAKVFQEIVKFPSVSRDIALLLDKTVSHKEVLETIASANIKYLSAVKLFDVYEGNHIEKDKKSMAYNLTFQNPAANLTDDDVAKYMEKITGALTERIGAEIR encoded by the coding sequence ATGTTAGTTAGTTATAAATGGTTGCAGGAACTTGTTGATTTAGATGTGACAGCCCTTGAACTTTCAGATAAAATGTCGGTGACAGGCATTGAAGTAGAAGGTGTTACAAGCCCAGCCGCAGGTCTTAAGAAAATTGTGGTTGGCGAAGTTATCAGCTGTGAAAAGGTGCCAGAGACTCATCTTTACCGCTGTCAGGTCAATGTCGGAGAAGATGAACTGCGCCAGATTGTCTGCGGTGCACCCAATATTAAAGCCGGTATTAAGGTCATTGTAGCTCTTCCCGGTGCCCGTATTGCTGACAACTATAAAATTAAAAAGGGCAAGATTCGCGGCATGGAATCCTTAGGGATGATTTGTTCCCTTCAAGAATTGGGGATTTCTGCTTCTGTTGTCCCCAAAGCTTATGCTGACGGTATTTATTATCTGCCGGATGATGCTGTTCCCGGAAGCAGTGTTTTCCCTTATTTAGACTGGGACGACGAGATTATCGAATTGGCCATCACACCTAACCGGGCAGATGCTCTGTCTATGCGCGGTGTCGCTCACGAAGTGGCAGCCATTTATAACAAGAAAGTTCATTTTCCAGAAAAAAGACTGATTGAAACAGAAAAAAAGGCAGCAGATCTGATTGAGGTTGCTATTGAATCTGATAAGGTCTTAAGCTATCAGGCGCGGGTAGTTGAAAATGTAACAGTCGCCCCCAGCCCTCAGTGGCTGCAAAATCTGCTGATGAATGCAGGTATCCGTCCAATTAATAATATTGTTGATATTACAAATTATATCCTGCTTTATTTTGGCCAGCCCATGCATGCCTTTGACTTGGATACATTCAAAGGCAGAGAAATTGTAGCGCGTGATGCACGTGACGGTGAGAGTTTGGTGACTTTGGACGGTCAAAAACGTGAATTAGTCTCTGATGATATTGTCATCTCTGTAGCTGACCAGGCAGTTGCACTTGGCGGTGTGATGGGAGGACTTTCTACCGAAATTAATCAGCAGTCAAAACGTCTTGTTCTTGAAGCGGCTGTTTTTGATGCTGGAGCGGTTCGGAAAACAGGGAGCCGGCTGAATCTGCGTTCGGAATCTTCCGCTCGGTTTGAAAAAGGGGTTAATTATGCCACTGTTGCAGAAGCCCTTGACTTTGCTGCAGCTATGCTGGCAGAGATTGCAGGCGGGGCAGTGCTTAAGGGCCGTGTTGAAGCAGGCTTTCTTCCGACAGATACGGTAGCCGTTTCCAGCAGTCTTGGCTATGTTAATGTTCGCTTGGGAACAGAACTGACCTTCAGAGATATTGAAGCTATCTTTGACCAGCTTGGTTTTGCTGTGAGCGGCGGTGCAGAGGCCTTTACGGTAGCTGTTCCTAGACGTCGCTGGGATATTAGGATTCAAGCTGATTTAGTAGAAGAAATCGCTCGTATTTACGGCTATGATAAACTGCCTACGACCTTACCGGAAACAGCCGGAACGCTTGGAGAGCTGACACAAGTGCAGAAACTGCGCCGCAAGGTACGGACGATTGCCGAAGGAGCCGGCTTATCAGAAATTATCTCTTATGCCTTGACAAGACCTGATAAGGCTCTGGAATTCACTGTTCAGCCCAGTCAGCTGACAGAACTGATGTGGCCGATGAGTACAGAGCGATCTGCTCTGCGGCAGAATATGGTTGCCGGAATGCTTGATACAATCGCCTATAATGCGGCTCGTAAAAATACCGATATTGCTGTTTATGAGATTGGCAAGATCTTTGAACAAACCGGCAGTCCTAAGGAAGAGCTGCCAAAGGAGGTCGACAGATTTGCAGTGGCGGTCTCTGGTTTAGTTGCTCAAAAAGATTTTCAAACACCCACTCTTCCTGTTGATTTCTTTTATATAAAAGGAATCATTGAAACACTGGCCGATAAACTGGGCCTTCATTTCGATTTTGCAGCCAGCAAGGCGCTCAGCAGTATGCATCCCGGCCGTACAGCCTTGATTTTATTAGATGGTCAGACAATAGGCTATTTAGGTCAGGTTCATCCGCGTACCGCTAAAGCCTATGAAATCCCGGAAACCTATGTGGCTGAATTGAGTTTAAACGCTCTTTCGGCTAAAATTCAGCCCGCTAAAGTCTTCCAAGAGATAGTCAAATTTCCAAGTGTTTCACGGGACATTGCGCTTTTACTGGATAAAACCGTCAGCCATAAAGAAGTGCTTGAGACGATTGCATCAGCAAATATCAAATATTTATCGGCAGTAAAACTCTTTGATGTCTATGAGGGGAACCATATTGAAAAGGATAAGAAATCGATGGCCTACAATCTGACTTTCCAAAATCCTGCAGCAAATCTAACCGATGATGATGTTGCCAAATATATGGAAAAAATCACAGGAGCCCTGACTGAGCGTATCGGTGCAGAGATTCGCTAA
- a CDS encoding GNAT family N-acetyltransferase, producing MIEINKVSPEKLPLLQEIAIETFCQTFAFDNSPEQLQAFFNQAYSLPVLQEELQSHESDTYFLLLDGQEAGFLKVNWGSAQTEQILPSAFEIQRLYILRKFQGRGLGKKLFEFALELAQASGCDWAWLGVWEKNLKAQSLYAKYGFVKFSEHLFAVGDKLDKDWLLKKALK from the coding sequence ATGATTGAAATAAATAAAGTCAGTCCGGAGAAACTGCCTTTATTGCAGGAAATAGCGATTGAAACCTTCTGTCAAACCTTTGCGTTTGATAACAGTCCGGAACAGCTTCAAGCCTTTTTTAATCAGGCCTACAGCCTGCCGGTCTTGCAGGAAGAGCTTCAAAGTCATGAATCTGATACGTATTTTCTTCTGCTTGACGGTCAGGAGGCTGGTTTTTTAAAGGTGAACTGGGGATCAGCTCAGACTGAGCAAATTCTGCCTTCAGCTTTTGAAATTCAGCGTCTCTATATTTTACGGAAATTTCAAGGTCGGGGATTAGGAAAAAAACTCTTTGAGTTCGCACTTGAGCTGGCTCAGGCTTCCGGCTGCGACTGGGCATGGCTGGGGGTCTGGGAAAAGAATCTAAAAGCCCAGTCTTTATATGCTAAGTATGGTTTTGTCAAATTTTCTGAGCATCTGTTTGCAGTTGGGGATAAGCTGGATAAAGACTGGTTATTGAAAAAAGCGTTAAAATAA
- the pheS gene encoding phenylalanine--tRNA ligase subunit alpha: MELQERLEDLKNSTQAKLAKMRGDNAKELQELRVQVLGKKGSLTELLQGLKELSAEARPIVGKQVNEVRDVLTKAFEEQAKIIEAAKIQAQLESESLDVTLPGRQIKLGSRHILSQISEEIEDIFLGMGYQIVDGLEVEEDYYNFERMNLPKDHPARDMQDTFYISQDILLRTHTSPVQARTLDSHDFSEGPLKMISPGRVFRRDTDDATHSHQFHQIEGLVVGEQISMGDLKGTLELISQKMFGQDRRIRLRPSYFPFTEPSVEVDVSCFKCGGEGCNVCKKTGWIEILGAGMVHPSVLEMSGVDAEKYSGFAFGLGQERIAMLRYGINDIRDFYQGDIRFIQQFK; the protein is encoded by the coding sequence ATGGAATTACAAGAACGATTAGAAGATTTAAAAAATTCAACACAAGCCAAGCTGGCAAAAATGCGCGGTGATAATGCTAAGGAATTGCAGGAACTGCGCGTTCAGGTTTTAGGGAAAAAGGGCTCTTTGACGGAACTCTTGCAGGGGCTGAAAGAATTATCTGCTGAGGCTCGTCCGATTGTCGGCAAGCAGGTAAATGAAGTCCGCGATGTGCTGACAAAAGCCTTTGAAGAGCAGGCTAAAATAATTGAGGCGGCTAAAATTCAGGCTCAGTTAGAATCTGAAAGTCTGGATGTTACGCTTCCGGGGCGGCAGATTAAACTGGGGAGCCGGCATATTCTCAGTCAGATCAGTGAAGAAATTGAAGATATTTTCTTAGGTATGGGCTATCAGATTGTTGATGGTCTTGAGGTTGAAGAAGACTATTATAATTTTGAACGCATGAACCTGCCCAAAGACCATCCGGCACGTGATATGCAGGATACCTTCTATATCAGTCAGGATATCCTGCTGCGGACCCATACCAGTCCTGTTCAGGCTAGGACACTGGACAGCCATGATTTTTCCGAGGGACCGCTGAAGATGATCTCGCCTGGCCGGGTTTTTCGCCGGGATACTGATGATGCGACCCATTCGCACCAGTTTCATCAAATTGAAGGGCTGGTTGTCGGTGAACAAATTTCAATGGGAGATTTAAAGGGAACATTAGAATTAATCAGCCAAAAAATGTTTGGACAGGATCGCCGTATTCGGCTGCGTCCGTCTTATTTCCCTTTTACCGAACCCTCAGTTGAGGTAGATGTCTCCTGTTTTAAGTGCGGGGGAGAGGGCTGCAATGTTTGTAAGAAAACGGGCTGGATTGAAATTCTCGGCGCTGGTATGGTCCATCCGTCTGTACTGGAAATGAGCGGTGTGGATGCTGAGAAATATTCAGGGTTTGCTTTTGGTCTGGGGCAGGAGCGGATTGCTATGCTGCGCTACGGTATCAATGATATCCGCGATTTTTACCAAGGAGATATCCGTTTCATCCAGCAGTTTAAGTAG
- a CDS encoding DNA/RNA non-specific endonuclease, with product MKNKRREKSILSLLLFLLLLGGSLLAGGTPLSNNPFFKELTDFIAEPSSAPSSNGSDLQAKRPDQSLAETVLTENVKKQLGSSIQWNGAGAYIINNNQTDLNARVSSAPYANNKTKTVQGEKVPTVANALLTKSTRQYKSRQETGNRTNSWTPPGWHQIQNLSGPYDHAVDRGHLLAYSLVGGLRGYDASTSNPDNIATQLAWANQASSADATGQNYYESLVRKALDSHKRVRYRVTLIYDGDNILASGTQLEAKSADGSLEFNVFVPNVQSGLTVNYYSGEILVN from the coding sequence TTGAAGAATAAGAGAAGAGAAAAGTCTATCCTTTCTCTCCTACTTTTTCTGCTTCTTTTAGGCGGAAGCCTGTTAGCGGGCGGAACACCACTTTCCAATAATCCGTTTTTTAAGGAGCTGACTGATTTTATTGCTGAACCGTCTTCAGCTCCTTCTTCCAACGGTTCAGATCTACAGGCTAAAAGACCGGATCAGTCTTTAGCAGAAACGGTCTTAACAGAAAATGTCAAAAAGCAGCTCGGCTCTTCCATCCAATGGAATGGCGCAGGCGCCTATATTATCAATAATAACCAGACCGATTTAAATGCCAGGGTTTCCAGCGCCCCTTATGCCAATAATAAAACAAAGACCGTTCAGGGGGAAAAGGTTCCGACAGTTGCCAATGCTCTTTTGACAAAATCAACCAGACAGTATAAAAGCCGGCAGGAGACTGGCAATCGCACAAATTCTTGGACACCTCCGGGCTGGCATCAAATTCAAAATTTATCTGGTCCTTACGATCACGCTGTCGACCGGGGGCATTTGCTGGCTTATTCTCTGGTGGGAGGGCTTCGGGGCTATGATGCTTCAACAAGCAATCCAGATAATATTGCCACACAGCTTGCTTGGGCTAATCAGGCTTCTTCAGCAGACGCAACCGGGCAAAACTATTATGAAAGTCTTGTCAGAAAAGCTCTGGACAGTCATAAACGTGTCCGTTACCGAGTGACTTTAATTTACGATGGAGACAATATTTTGGCCAGTGGAACACAGCTTGAAGCCAAATCAGCGGACGGCAGTTTAGAATTTAATGTTTTTGTCCCTAATGTCCAAAGCGGTCTGACTGTCAATTATTATTCGGGTGAAATCCTAGTGAATTAA
- a CDS encoding DNA-directed RNA polymerase subunit beta: MNSGWKYVLKQLLLVFFIALLCLLCFAVGLMLGYSFIGDGENPFALLSPDKWQELISKFTGK; encoded by the coding sequence ATGAATAGCGGCTGGAAATATGTCCTTAAACAGTTACTGCTTGTTTTCTTTATTGCTCTTTTATGTCTTTTATGTTTTGCTGTCGGTCTGATGCTTGGCTACAGTTTTATAGGAGACGGCGAAAATCCTTTTGCCCTGCTGTCGCCTGACAAATGGCAGGAACTTATCAGTAAATTCACGGGAAAGTAG
- the murA gene encoding UDP-N-acetylglucosamine 1-carboxyvinyltransferase, which yields MDKIIIEGGHTRLEGEVVIEGAKNAVLPLLAATILPTEGKTRLTNVPILSDVFTMNHVVRGLNISVDFDEDQNMVTVDASGDILDVAPYEYVSQMRASIVVLGPILARNGHAKVSMPGGCTIGSRPIDLHLKGLEAMGAEIRQSGGDITATASRLHGTTIYMDFPSVGATQNLMMAATLAEGVTIIENAAREPEIVDLALLLNKMGANVKGAGTETLVITGVDRLHGADHDVVQDRIEAGTFMVAAAMTSGNVLIRDAVWEHNRPLISKLREMGVEVTDEEKGIRVKSDVKKLRPVTVKTMPHPGFPTDMQAQFTALMAVVKGESTMIETVFENRFQHLEEMRRMRLHSEILRDTAMIHGGEELQGAPVMSTDLRASAALILTGMVAKGRTTVGKLTHLDRGYYHFHQKLAQLGAKIQRVTG from the coding sequence GTGGATAAGATAATAATTGAAGGCGGTCATACCCGCTTAGAAGGTGAAGTCGTCATTGAGGGGGCAAAAAATGCTGTGCTTCCTTTGCTGGCTGCAACCATTTTACCGACGGAAGGCAAAACGAGATTAACAAATGTTCCCATTCTTTCAGATGTTTTTACCATGAATCATGTCGTCAGAGGTCTGAATATTTCTGTTGATTTTGATGAAGATCAGAATATGGTGACTGTTGATGCTTCCGGAGATATTTTAGATGTTGCTCCTTATGAGTATGTCAGTCAGATGCGGGCTTCGATTGTCGTTCTCGGCCCTATCTTGGCCCGTAACGGGCATGCTAAAGTGTCGATGCCTGGCGGCTGTACCATCGGCAGCCGGCCGATTGATTTGCATTTGAAAGGCTTGGAAGCGATGGGAGCAGAGATTCGCCAGTCAGGAGGAGATATCACTGCGACGGCTTCCAGACTCCATGGCACAACGATTTATATGGATTTTCCTTCTGTAGGTGCAACGCAGAATCTGATGATGGCAGCAACCTTGGCTGAAGGTGTAACCATTATTGAAAATGCTGCACGGGAACCCGAAATTGTTGATTTAGCCCTTTTGCTGAATAAAATGGGAGCCAATGTCAAAGGAGCCGGGACAGAAACTCTGGTGATTACAGGGGTTGACCGGCTTCACGGTGCCGATCATGATGTGGTTCAGGACCGGATTGAGGCAGGTACTTTTATGGTCGCAGCAGCGATGACCTCAGGCAATGTTTTAATCAGAGATGCTGTCTGGGAACATAATCGGCCCTTGATTTCGAAACTTCGTGAGATGGGAGTGGAAGTGACAGATGAGGAGAAAGGTATTCGGGTGAAGTCCGATGTCAAAAAACTGAGACCGGTGACTGTTAAAACGATGCCCCATCCTGGTTTCCCAACAGATATGCAGGCTCAGTTTACAGCTTTAATGGCTGTTGTCAAAGGCGAGTCTACTATGATTGAGACAGTCTTTGAAAACCGCTTCCAGCATTTAGAAGAAATGCGCCGGATGCGGCTGCATTCAGAAATTTTACGTGATACAGCGATGATTCACGGCGGCGAAGAACTGCAGGGGGCACCTGTGATGTCAACAGATCTTCGGGCCAGTGCTGCCTTGATTCTTACAGGAATGGTTGCTAAAGGCAGAACAACTGTAGGGAAGCTGACACATCTGGATCGCGGCTACTACCATTTTCACCAAAAATTAGCTCAGTTAGGTGCTAAAATTCAACGAGTTACAGGTTAA
- a CDS encoding DUF1146 family protein: protein MEIINNIIALASHLFFTILFFQLLTSVFDWHNAIKMTPENIRRLRLFVILLSAALGYLVSHLMLEVIEISQNLFFILQ from the coding sequence ATGGAAATCATTAATAATATTATCGCTTTAGCGTCGCATCTTTTTTTTACTATTCTTTTTTTCCAGCTGCTGACCAGTGTTTTTGACTGGCATAATGCCATTAAAATGACGCCTGAAAATATCAGGCGTCTCAGGCTTTTTGTGATTTTGTTAAGCGCCGCCTTAGGCTATCTGGTCAGTCACTTAATGCTGGAAGTTATTGAAATCAGTCAGAACCTCTTTTTTATACTACAATAA
- a CDS encoding F0F1 ATP synthase subunit epsilon — protein MKYMTVQVVTPDGIRYDHHARFISVKTLDGETGILPDHINLIAPLDVHEMKIQRIDDEKHEDWVAVHGGIIEVKNNLVTIVADSAERARDIDISRAERAKQRAEREIEEAESTDNIDEVRRAQVALRRALNRISVGNK, from the coding sequence ATGAAATATATGACAGTTCAGGTCGTAACTCCGGATGGTATCCGTTATGACCACCATGCCAGATTTATTTCTGTGAAGACTTTGGATGGAGAAACGGGCATTTTGCCGGATCACATCAATTTAATTGCTCCGCTTGACGTCCATGAGATGAAAATCCAGCGGATTGATGATGAAAAACATGAAGATTGGGTAGCCGTACATGGCGGAATCATAGAAGTTAAAAATAATTTGGTAACCATTGTGGCCGATTCAGCTGAACGGGCCCGGGATATTGATATCAGCCGTGCTGAGCGGGCTAAACAGCGGGCCGAACGTGAAATTGAAGAAGCAGAGAGTACTGATAATATCGATGAAGTCCGCCGTGCTCAGGTCGCTTTACGACGTGCTCTTAACCGTATTAGTGTCGGAAATAAATAA
- the atpD gene encoding F0F1 ATP synthase subunit beta, translated as MSSGTIAQVVGPVVDVAFAKDDKLPEINNALVVYKNSDKSQRIVLEVALELGEGLVRTIAMESTDGLTRGLEVFDTGRAISVPVGKETLGRVFNVLGDTIDLAEPFAETAERQPIHKKAPAFDELSTASEILETGIKVIDLLAPYLKGGKVGLFGGAGVGKTVLIQELIHNIAQEHGGISVFTGVGERTREGNDLYWEMKESGVIEKTAMVFGQMNEPPGARMRVALTGLTIAEYFRDVEGQDVLLFIDNIFRFTQAGSEVSALLGRMPSAVGYQPTLATEMGQLQERITSTKKGSVTSIQAIYVPADDYTDPAPATAFAHLDSTTNLERRLTQMGIYPAVDPLASSSRALAPEIVGQEHYDVATEVQRVLQRYRELQDIIAILGMDELSDEEKTLVGRARRIQFFLSQNFNVAEQFTGLPGSYVPVSETVRGFKEILEGKYDDLPEDAFRSVGPIEDVVEKAKKMGF; from the coding sequence ATGAGTTCTGGCACAATTGCTCAGGTTGTCGGCCCGGTTGTTGATGTTGCATTTGCAAAGGACGACAAACTGCCTGAGATTAATAATGCATTGGTAGTTTACAAAAATAGTGACAAATCACAAAGAATTGTTCTTGAAGTGGCTCTTGAACTTGGAGAAGGTTTAGTTCGGACAATTGCCATGGAGTCAACCGACGGATTGACGCGCGGGCTGGAGGTTTTTGATACTGGCCGTGCCATCAGTGTTCCTGTCGGCAAAGAGACCTTAGGCCGCGTTTTTAATGTGCTCGGCGATACAATCGATTTGGCTGAACCCTTTGCAGAAACGGCAGAGCGTCAGCCGATTCATAAAAAGGCTCCAGCGTTTGATGAGCTATCTACGGCCTCAGAAATTCTGGAAACAGGAATCAAGGTGATTGATCTGCTGGCCCCTTACCTAAAAGGAGGGAAGGTCGGACTCTTTGGCGGTGCAGGGGTTGGTAAAACCGTTTTGATTCAAGAGCTGATTCACAATATTGCTCAGGAACACGGCGGGATTTCTGTATTTACCGGTGTCGGTGAACGGACACGTGAGGGGAATGACCTCTACTGGGAAATGAAAGAATCGGGTGTTATTGAAAAGACTGCTATGGTCTTCGGCCAGATGAATGAACCGCCCGGAGCGCGTATGCGTGTGGCGCTTACCGGCCTGACAATCGCTGAATATTTCCGTGATGTTGAAGGGCAGGATGTGCTTCTTTTCATTGATAATATTTTTCGCTTTACCCAGGCAGGTTCAGAAGTTTCAGCTCTTCTTGGCCGTATGCCGTCAGCTGTTGGTTACCAGCCGACTTTGGCGACGGAAATGGGACAGCTCCAAGAGCGCATCACTTCGACAAAGAAGGGTTCTGTCACTTCTATTCAGGCTATTTATGTGCCTGCTGATGATTATACCGATCCAGCACCGGCGACAGCTTTTGCCCACTTGGATTCAACAACCAATCTTGAACGACGCCTGACTCAGATGGGGATTTACCCTGCAGTTGATCCTTTGGCTTCAAGTTCTAGGGCTTTAGCTCCGGAAATCGTCGGCCAAGAGCATTATGATGTGGCAACAGAAGTTCAGCGTGTACTGCAGCGCTACCGAGAGCTGCAGGATATTATTGCTATTCTTGGGATGGATGAACTGTCCGATGAGGAGAAAACACTGGTTGGCAGAGCCCGCCGGATTCAGTTCTTCCTGTCGCAAAATTTCAATGTTGCTGAACAATTTACCGGCCTCCCAGGCTCTTATGTACCTGTTTCAGAGACAGTCCGCGGTTTCAAGGAAATCCTTGAAGGAAAATACGATGATCTGCCTGAAGATGCTTTTCGCAGTGTCGGTCCGATTGAAGATGTTGTTGAAAAAGCTAAAAAGATGGGCTTTTAA
- a CDS encoding F0F1 ATP synthase subunit gamma: MAGSLSEIKNKIISTEKTSKITSAMRMVSSAKLVKSEQGARNFQVYAAKIRQITTDLLKTELTRGSRNPMLLARPVKRTGYIVITSDKGLVGGYNSKILKAVMDIINEYHAANDDYTIISIGSVGSDFFKGRKMNVAFELRGLEDQPSFDQVGRIISQSIEMYTNELFDELYVCYNHHVNSLTSQVRVQQMLPITELDADEAAEEGLRDFELEPDRNTILEQLLPQYTESLIYGAIVDAKTAEHAAGMTAMQTATDNAKNLIEDLTIQYNRARQAEITQEITEIVAGANALE, from the coding sequence ATGGCAGGCTCTCTTAGTGAAATTAAAAACAAAATTATTTCGACTGAGAAAACCAGTAAAATCACTAGTGCGATGCGCATGGTTTCATCAGCTAAACTTGTTAAATCAGAACAAGGGGCCAGAAATTTTCAAGTCTATGCGGCTAAGATTCGTCAGATTACGACAGATTTGCTGAAAACGGAGCTGACAAGGGGCAGCCGCAATCCTATGCTGCTGGCCAGACCGGTGAAAAGAACCGGCTATATCGTTATTACCTCTGATAAGGGTCTAGTCGGCGGCTATAATTCTAAAATTTTAAAAGCTGTTATGGATATCATTAACGAATACCATGCAGCCAATGATGACTATACAATTATTTCAATTGGCAGTGTCGGCTCTGATTTTTTTAAGGGCCGAAAGATGAATGTTGCTTTTGAACTGCGAGGTTTAGAAGATCAGCCCAGTTTCGATCAGGTCGGCCGGATTATTTCTCAGTCCATTGAAATGTATACCAATGAACTGTTTGATGAACTTTATGTCTGTTATAATCATCATGTTAACAGCCTGACCAGTCAGGTTCGAGTCCAGCAGATGCTGCCGATTACTGAATTAGATGCCGATGAGGCGGCAGAAGAAGGGCTGCGCGATTTTGAGCTGGAGCCTGATCGCAATACTATCTTAGAACAGCTCCTGCCTCAGTACACAGAGAGCCTGATTTACGGTGCTATTGTTGATGCTAAGACAGCAGAACATGCTGCTGGAATGACAGCTATGCAGACAGCAACGGACAATGCAAAAAATCTGATTGAGGATTTGACCATTCAGTATAATCGTGCCCGACAAGCAGAGATTACGCAGGAAATTACAGAAATTGTTGCCGGTGCTAATGCTTTGGAATAG